One segment of Haloplanus natans DSM 17983 DNA contains the following:
- the glyS gene encoding glycine--tRNA ligase, producing the protein MSDGAAIAELAKRRGFFFGAYESYGGVAGLYTFGPEGAALKRNVERAWRDRFTVREGNDEIEAPTIGPEPVFRASGHLDGFDDMLVECDECGESHRADHLIEDASDVEEAESLPIPEVEELIAEYEVACPSCGAPLAGLSVEEFNLMFETAIGPGTGQPGYLRPETAQGIFVEFPRLKEYARNQLPFGVTQIGRAYRNEISPRKGIVRTREFTQAELEQFVDPDTDEPPLSRVADVSLKLYPADEQEDPDGGYVETTVGEAVEADIIASDWVAYYLGVASEWYDRIGVDDDRFRFRQHLPGERAHYAADCWDAESEVSGTVSDDPADGDWIEIAGFAYRGDYDLSKHAEHSDDDFTVFEQYDDPRTVERAVVDPDMSVLGPEFGGQAGDVADTLCDLAERNPEAFEADEVTVEVGGDEVTVDADVANFRVEEQTEAGEHVTPHVVEPSFGVDRTVYTLIAHAYDRDRIDGEERTYLSLAPEVAPTDVAVFPLVGDDALESLADDVVSDLRDAGLSVAHDDSGNIGRRYRRQDEVGTPLSVTVDHESVEQEPETVTVRDRDTTAQVRVPAADLADELGAILAGRGSFDDLLDGYERVDTDVTRS; encoded by the coding sequence ATGAGCGACGGCGCAGCCATCGCGGAACTCGCCAAGCGCCGAGGCTTTTTCTTCGGCGCCTACGAGTCCTACGGCGGCGTCGCCGGGCTCTACACCTTCGGTCCCGAGGGCGCAGCGCTCAAGCGCAACGTCGAGCGCGCGTGGCGCGACCGCTTTACCGTCCGCGAGGGCAACGACGAAATCGAGGCGCCGACCATCGGCCCCGAACCCGTCTTCCGGGCGTCGGGCCACCTCGACGGCTTCGACGATATGCTCGTCGAGTGCGACGAGTGCGGCGAGAGCCACCGCGCCGACCATCTGATCGAAGACGCAAGCGACGTGGAGGAGGCCGAGAGCCTCCCTATTCCGGAGGTCGAGGAGCTGATCGCCGAGTACGAGGTGGCCTGTCCCTCGTGTGGCGCCCCCCTCGCCGGCCTGTCGGTCGAGGAGTTCAACCTCATGTTCGAGACGGCCATCGGCCCCGGCACCGGCCAGCCGGGCTACCTCCGCCCCGAGACGGCCCAGGGCATCTTCGTCGAGTTCCCACGGCTGAAGGAGTACGCGCGCAACCAGTTGCCGTTCGGGGTCACCCAGATCGGTCGTGCCTACCGCAACGAGATCAGCCCCCGGAAGGGTATCGTCCGCACCCGGGAGTTCACGCAGGCGGAGTTGGAGCAGTTCGTCGACCCCGACACCGACGAACCGCCGCTCTCCCGCGTGGCTGACGTGTCGCTGAAGCTCTACCCCGCCGACGAGCAGGAAGACCCCGACGGCGGCTACGTCGAGACGACGGTCGGCGAGGCCGTCGAGGCCGACATTATCGCCAGCGACTGGGTGGCCTACTACCTCGGCGTCGCCAGCGAGTGGTACGACCGGATCGGTGTCGACGACGACCGGTTCCGGTTCCGTCAGCATCTCCCGGGCGAGCGCGCCCACTACGCCGCGGACTGCTGGGACGCCGAGAGCGAGGTGAGCGGCACGGTGAGCGATGATCCGGCCGACGGCGACTGGATCGAAATCGCGGGCTTTGCCTACCGCGGCGACTACGACCTCTCGAAACACGCCGAGCACAGCGACGACGACTTCACCGTCTTCGAACAGTACGACGACCCCCGGACGGTCGAGCGGGCGGTCGTCGACCCCGATATGAGCGTCCTCGGCCCCGAGTTCGGCGGGCAAGCCGGCGACGTGGCCGACACGCTGTGTGACCTCGCGGAACGGAACCCCGAGGCTTTCGAGGCCGACGAGGTGACCGTCGAGGTCGGTGGCGACGAGGTGACCGTCGACGCCGACGTGGCGAACTTCCGCGTCGAAGAACAGACCGAGGCGGGCGAACACGTCACGCCCCACGTGGTCGAGCCCTCCTTCGGCGTCGACCGGACGGTGTACACCCTGATCGCGCACGCGTACGACCGCGACCGGATCGACGGAGAGGAGCGAACGTATCTCTCGCTCGCGCCGGAGGTGGCGCCGACGGACGTGGCGGTGTTCCCGCTGGTGGGCGACGACGCCCTCGAATCCCTCGCCGACGACGTAGTGAGCGACCTGCGCGACGCGGGGCTGTCGGTCGCCCACGACGACTCGGGCAACATCGGCCGACGCTACCGCCGGCAGGACGAGGTGGGGACGCCGCTGTCGGTGACCGTCGACCACGAGAGCGTCGAGCAAGAGCCCGAGACGGTGACGGTCCGGGACCGCGATACGACCGCACAGGTGCGGGTGCCGGCCGCCGACCTGGCCGACGAACTGGGCGCCATCCTCGCCGGTCGGGGATCGTTCGACGACTTACTCGACGGCTACGAGCGAGTGGATACGGACGTGACTCGCTCGTAG
- a CDS encoding CBS domain-containing protein yields MHVADAMTPRSDVVTVDLPGTRDDALEYLQERGFSSIPVVKPTADGEAYRGLVSRDDLIENPDEDQLALLMREVPTTTADTDIVDVAAMMIAENARRVPVVDDKLEGIITVTDVVRAIARGDVDGDTPVASLATRAVNTTYQGTPLTVAEREINYADVPYAVVLDDEGEMAGMLTEVDIIEVARVVEGEDDTGESIANQDDEWMWEGIKAVGNRYFPTRNVEIPREPVSTFMTADLVTVSGRKTAKEVAKLLLSNDIEQVPLIDGGALAGVVRDVDLLRGV; encoded by the coding sequence ATGCACGTAGCCGACGCGATGACGCCCCGCTCGGACGTCGTGACCGTCGATCTTCCCGGCACCAGGGACGACGCTCTCGAGTATCTGCAGGAGCGGGGGTTCTCCTCGATCCCCGTCGTCAAGCCGACGGCGGACGGCGAGGCGTACCGCGGTCTCGTCTCGCGGGACGACCTCATCGAGAACCCGGACGAAGACCAACTGGCACTCCTGATGCGGGAGGTCCCGACCACGACGGCGGACACCGATATCGTCGACGTGGCGGCGATGATGATCGCCGAGAACGCGCGACGGGTTCCGGTCGTCGACGACAAACTGGAAGGGATCATCACCGTCACGGACGTGGTGCGGGCCATCGCACGCGGCGACGTGGACGGCGACACGCCGGTCGCGTCGCTGGCGACGCGGGCGGTCAACACCACCTACCAGGGCACGCCGCTCACCGTCGCCGAACGCGAGATCAACTACGCGGACGTGCCGTATGCGGTCGTCCTCGACGACGAGGGTGAGATGGCGGGGATGCTCACCGAAGTCGACATCATCGAAGTCGCCCGCGTCGTCGAGGGCGAGGACGACACCGGCGAGAGCATCGCCAACCAGGACGACGAGTGGATGTGGGAGGGCATCAAGGCGGTCGGCAACCGCTACTTCCCGACCCGGAACGTCGAGATTCCGCGCGAACCCGTCTCGACGTTCATGACCGCGGATCTGGTGACGGTCTCCGGGCGCAAAACGGCGAAGGAAGTCGCCAAACTCCTCCTCTCGAACGACATCGAGCAGGTCCCGCTGATCGACGGCGGCGCACTCGCCGGCGTCGTGCGTGACGTGGACCTGTTGAGGGGCGTATGA
- a CDS encoding DUF7556 family protein, with amino-acid sequence MASNVATVGGGSSDVMASVDESTGTTEFVIADVSRDDAWVSIRLRDAPGLDDWR; translated from the coding sequence ATGGCGTCCAACGTGGCGACTGTTGGGGGAGGGAGTTCCGATGTCATGGCTTCGGTCGACGAGAGCACCGGAACGACGGAGTTCGTCATTGCGGACGTATCCCGTGACGACGCCTGGGTGTCGATCCGGCTTCGGGACGCTCCCGGCCTCGACGACTGGCGATAA
- a CDS encoding sulfatase — protein sequence MSSHAPGNVLFVVMDTVRADHLTPYGYDRETTPGLAEFADEAAVFEEAVAPAPWTLPVHASLFTGLYPSQHGADQENPYLEGATTLAETLSAAGYDTACYSSNAWITPYTHLTDGFDHQDNFFEVMPGDLLSGPLARAWKTMNDNERLRAVADKLVSLGNVAHEYFAGGEGADSKTPAVIDRTKGFVEDAEDWFAFINLMDAHLPYHPPEEFAEEFAPGVDSTDVCQNSKEYNSGARDIDDDEWASIRNLYDAEIAHIDAQLTRLFDWLKAEDEWEETTVIVAADHGELHGEHDLYGHEFCLYDPLVNVPLMVKHPDLDADRRTDTVELVDLYHTVLDALDVPGGDPAAPGETAVARDPTRSLLRDDYRAFDAAADPDPGQAAAGSGAYGFIEYSRPVVELKQLEEKAAAAGVDLDEESRFYSRMRAARRPDAKYVRIDRIDDEGYRLDDDPAEATNLAGAGDGAVAATERVLADFESRVGGAWTDAAADDVTDDAVADMDDEAQERLRDLGYLE from the coding sequence ATGTCGAGCCACGCCCCCGGTAACGTCCTCTTCGTCGTCATGGACACGGTTCGGGCGGACCACCTCACCCCGTACGGCTACGACCGGGAGACGACCCCCGGGCTCGCCGAGTTCGCGGACGAGGCGGCCGTCTTCGAGGAGGCCGTCGCCCCCGCGCCGTGGACCCTGCCCGTCCACGCCTCCCTCTTTACCGGCCTGTATCCGAGTCAGCACGGCGCCGATCAGGAGAACCCCTACCTCGAAGGGGCGACCACCCTCGCGGAGACGCTCTCGGCCGCCGGCTACGACACCGCGTGTTACTCCTCGAACGCCTGGATCACGCCCTACACCCACCTCACCGACGGCTTCGACCACCAGGACAACTTCTTCGAGGTGATGCCCGGCGACCTGCTCTCGGGCCCCCTCGCCCGCGCCTGGAAGACGATGAACGACAACGAACGTCTTCGCGCCGTCGCCGACAAACTCGTTTCCCTCGGGAACGTCGCCCACGAGTACTTCGCGGGCGGCGAGGGCGCCGACTCCAAGACCCCCGCCGTGATCGACCGCACCAAGGGGTTCGTCGAGGACGCCGAGGACTGGTTCGCCTTCATCAACCTGATGGACGCCCACCTCCCCTACCACCCGCCCGAGGAGTTCGCCGAGGAGTTCGCCCCCGGCGTCGATTCGACCGACGTGTGCCAGAACTCCAAGGAGTACAACTCGGGTGCCCGCGACATCGACGACGACGAGTGGGCGTCGATTCGGAACCTCTACGACGCCGAAATCGCCCACATCGACGCCCAGCTCACCCGACTGTTCGACTGGCTCAAAGCCGAGGACGAGTGGGAGGAGACGACCGTGATCGTCGCGGCCGACCACGGCGAACTCCACGGCGAACACGACCTCTACGGCCACGAGTTCTGCCTCTACGACCCGTTGGTGAACGTCCCGCTCATGGTCAAACACCCCGATCTGGACGCCGACCGCCGGACAGACACCGTCGAACTCGTCGACCTGTATCACACGGTGCTCGACGCTCTCGACGTGCCGGGCGGCGACCCCGCCGCGCCGGGCGAGACGGCCGTCGCCCGCGACCCCACCCGCTCGCTCCTGCGCGACGACTACCGCGCCTTCGACGCCGCGGCCGACCCCGACCCCGGACAGGCCGCGGCGGGGAGTGGAGCGTACGGCTTCATCGAGTACTCCCGGCCCGTCGTCGAACTCAAGCAACTGGAGGAGAAGGCGGCCGCCGCGGGGGTCGACCTCGACGAGGAGTCCCGGTTTTACTCGCGGATGCGTGCCGCCCGCCGCCCCGACGCGAAGTACGTCCGGATCGACCGGATCGACGACGAGGGCTACCGACTTGACGACGACCCCGCGGAGGCGACGAACCTCGCCGGCGCCGGCGACGGCGCCGTCGCGGCGACCGAACGTGTCCTCGCGGACTTCGAATCCCGCGTCGGCGGCGCGTGGACCGACGCCGCCGCCGACGACGTGACCGACGACGCCGTCGCCGACATGGACGACGAGGCACAGGAACGGCTGCGTGACCTCGGCTATCTGGAGTGA
- a CDS encoding YgaP family membrane protein, which translates to MEPNVGGTDRTVRVVLGALALLSSMAVVVYGGGLGDRRIVVAAATLLVAAVMFATVGARRCPINAVLGRNSCRNET; encoded by the coding sequence ATGGAACCCAACGTCGGCGGCACCGACCGCACCGTCCGGGTGGTCCTCGGCGCCCTCGCCCTGCTCTCGTCGATGGCCGTCGTCGTCTACGGCGGCGGGTTGGGTGACCGTCGGATCGTCGTCGCGGCCGCGACGCTCCTCGTCGCCGCCGTCATGTTCGCCACCGTCGGCGCACGGCGCTGTCCGATCAACGCCGTACTGGGGCGGAACTCCTGCCGGAACGAGACGTAG
- a CDS encoding DNA-directed DNA polymerase II large subunit: MTPDDERYFERMEARLDQAFDRAERARAQGADPTTEVEIPVARDMADRVENILGIDGVAERVRELDGQMSREEAALALVTDFVEGTVGDYDTDAGKIEGAVRTAVALLTEGVVAAPIEGIDRVEVLANDDGTEFVNVYYAGPIRSAGGTAQALSVLVADYARSLLGIDEFKPRDDEIERYAEEVGLYDSETGLQYTPKDKETKFITEHMPIMLDGEATGDEEVSGFRDLERIDTNSARGGMCLVLAEGIALKAPKIQRYTRELDEVEWPWLQDLIDGTITEGTDESEDDHDDAADGDIDDDPEPTGPPRVDRSTKFLRDLIAGRPVFGHPSEAGGFRLRYGRARNHGFATAGVHPATMHLVDDFLATGTQIKTERPGKAAGVVPVDTIEGPTVRLANGEVRRIDDPAEALSVRNGVEEIIDLGEYLVNYGEFVENNHPLAPASYTIEWWVQEFAESDADVQALRDDPRVALDDPRAAEALRWATEYDCPLHPAYTYLWHDVSVAAVDELAGAVAGGDVVAVESDGGVGVTGAASETGADALVVEATGDVRRTLERLLVEHVATDDTLRITDWRPLARTLGVTTDLDREWTLEDLPPAAREYDGGDNAIRVVNEVAPFTVRERAPTRIGNRMGRPEKSECRDLSPAVHTLFPIGEAGGSQRDVGSAAHAHTEEGRGVVNVQVGRRSCGDCGATTYRTQCPDCGAHTEPVYECESCGQLVDPDESGRVHCDRCERDVTSAEWRRLELGERYREALDTVGEREATFEILKGVKGLTSANKTPEPMEKGVLRAKHGVSSFKDGTVRYDMTDLPVTAVRPEELDVTAEDFRELGYETDIDGDPLRFDDQLVELKVQDIVLSDGAAQHLLQTADFVDDLLTEFYDLPPFYEVEKRQDLVGELVFGMAPHTSAAVVGRVVGFTSAAVGYAHPYFHAAKRRNCFHPETKVWYRDENGAWHHERIERLVEERLTDPETDDFGTLVQELDGDVHVPSIDDGGEQVLKPVEAVSKHRAPDHLVEIETRSGRAVTVTPDHEMLRWDDGIERVEARELTVGDELPPPLDREPTADTNRSHLEADGGSGDSDEVETVRIVRSTVEHTYCLTVADTHTLYANDIPLAQCDGDEDCVMLLMDGLLNFSQEFLPDQRGGRMDAPLVMSSRIDPTEIDDEAHNMDVVREYPLEFYEATREMADPEAVDIEIAEASLDTETEYHGFDHTHDTSNIALGPDLSAYKTLGSMMEKMDAQLNLARKLRAVDETDVAERVIEYHFLPDLIGNLRAFSRQETRCLDCGESYRRMPLSGDCRECGGRVNLTVHEGSVNKYLDTAIQVAEEFGCRPYTKQRLEVLEKSIESVFQNDRNKPSRLDDFM, from the coding sequence GTGACGCCAGACGACGAGCGCTACTTCGAGCGTATGGAAGCCCGACTCGACCAGGCGTTCGATCGGGCGGAGCGGGCGCGAGCGCAGGGCGCCGACCCGACCACCGAGGTCGAAATTCCGGTCGCTCGGGACATGGCCGACCGGGTGGAGAACATCCTCGGCATCGACGGCGTGGCCGAGCGGGTCCGGGAACTCGACGGGCAGATGAGCCGCGAGGAGGCGGCGCTGGCGCTCGTCACCGACTTCGTCGAGGGCACGGTCGGCGACTACGACACCGACGCCGGCAAGATCGAAGGGGCAGTCCGGACGGCCGTTGCCCTCCTGACCGAGGGCGTCGTCGCCGCTCCCATCGAGGGCATCGACCGGGTGGAAGTACTTGCGAACGACGACGGCACCGAGTTCGTCAACGTCTACTACGCCGGGCCGATCCGCTCGGCGGGCGGGACCGCCCAGGCGCTGTCGGTGCTCGTCGCCGACTACGCCCGCTCGCTTCTGGGCATCGACGAGTTCAAACCCCGAGACGACGAGATCGAGCGGTACGCCGAGGAAGTCGGCCTCTACGACTCCGAGACGGGGCTCCAGTACACGCCCAAGGACAAGGAGACGAAGTTCATCACCGAGCACATGCCGATCATGCTGGACGGCGAGGCGACTGGCGACGAGGAGGTGTCGGGGTTCCGTGATCTGGAGCGGATCGACACCAACTCGGCCCGCGGGGGGATGTGTCTCGTCCTCGCGGAGGGGATCGCACTGAAGGCGCCGAAAATCCAGCGCTACACCCGGGAACTGGACGAGGTGGAGTGGCCGTGGCTCCAGGACCTCATCGACGGGACCATCACAGAGGGTACGGACGAAAGCGAGGACGACCACGACGACGCGGCGGACGGCGACATCGACGACGATCCGGAGCCGACGGGGCCACCTCGCGTCGATCGTTCGACGAAGTTCCTGCGCGATCTGATCGCCGGCCGGCCGGTGTTCGGCCACCCGTCCGAAGCGGGGGGCTTTCGCCTCCGGTACGGCCGCGCCCGCAACCACGGCTTCGCCACCGCGGGCGTCCACCCCGCGACGATGCATCTCGTCGACGACTTCCTCGCGACCGGGACACAGATCAAGACCGAACGGCCCGGGAAGGCGGCGGGCGTCGTCCCCGTCGACACCATCGAGGGGCCGACGGTCCGACTGGCGAACGGCGAGGTGCGCCGCATCGACGACCCCGCGGAGGCGCTTTCGGTCCGCAACGGCGTCGAGGAGATCATCGACCTCGGCGAGTATCTCGTCAACTACGGCGAGTTCGTCGAGAACAACCACCCGCTCGCACCCGCCTCGTACACGATCGAGTGGTGGGTCCAGGAGTTCGCGGAAAGCGACGCGGACGTGCAGGCGCTCCGGGACGATCCGCGCGTCGCCCTCGACGACCCGAGGGCGGCCGAGGCGCTCCGGTGGGCGACCGAGTACGACTGCCCGCTGCATCCGGCGTACACCTACCTCTGGCACGACGTGAGCGTCGCGGCGGTGGACGAGTTGGCCGGGGCCGTCGCGGGGGGCGACGTGGTCGCCGTCGAGAGCGACGGGGGCGTCGGGGTAACGGGAGCAGCGAGCGAAACCGGCGCTGATGCCCTCGTCGTCGAGGCGACCGGCGACGTGCGCCGGACGCTCGAACGCCTCCTCGTCGAACACGTGGCGACCGACGACACGCTCCGAATCACGGACTGGCGGCCACTCGCCCGAACCCTCGGCGTGACGACGGATCTCGACCGCGAGTGGACGCTCGAGGACCTCCCACCTGCCGCACGGGAGTACGACGGCGGCGACAACGCCATCCGCGTCGTGAACGAGGTGGCGCCGTTTACCGTCCGGGAGCGGGCGCCCACCCGCATCGGCAATCGGATGGGTCGGCCGGAGAAATCGGAGTGTCGCGACCTCTCGCCCGCGGTGCATACGCTCTTTCCGATCGGCGAGGCGGGCGGGAGTCAGCGCGACGTGGGCAGCGCGGCCCACGCCCACACCGAGGAGGGACGGGGCGTCGTGAACGTCCAGGTCGGCCGGCGGTCGTGTGGCGACTGCGGCGCCACCACCTACCGGACACAGTGTCCGGACTGCGGCGCCCACACCGAGCCCGTCTACGAGTGCGAGTCCTGCGGACAACTCGTCGACCCGGACGAGTCCGGGCGCGTCCACTGCGACCGCTGTGAGCGGGACGTGACCAGCGCCGAGTGGCGACGGCTCGAACTCGGCGAGCGATATCGGGAGGCCCTCGACACCGTCGGCGAGCGCGAGGCGACCTTCGAGATTCTGAAGGGCGTGAAGGGGCTCACGTCCGCGAACAAGACGCCCGAGCCGATGGAGAAAGGCGTCCTCCGCGCGAAACACGGCGTCAGCTCGTTCAAGGACGGCACCGTGCGCTACGACATGACGGACCTGCCGGTGACGGCCGTCCGACCCGAGGAACTCGACGTGACCGCCGAGGACTTCCGCGAACTGGGTTACGAGACGGATATCGACGGCGACCCGCTCCGCTTCGACGACCAACTGGTCGAACTCAAGGTACAGGACATCGTGCTCTCGGACGGCGCGGCCCAGCACCTCCTGCAGACGGCCGACTTCGTCGACGACCTGCTGACCGAGTTCTACGACCTGCCGCCCTTCTACGAGGTCGAGAAGCGCCAGGATCTGGTGGGCGAACTCGTCTTCGGGATGGCGCCACACACCTCCGCGGCCGTGGTGGGGCGCGTCGTCGGGTTCACGTCGGCGGCGGTCGGGTACGCGCATCCGTACTTCCACGCGGCGAAGCGGCGGAACTGCTTCCATCCGGAGACGAAGGTGTGGTATCGGGACGAGAACGGCGCGTGGCACCACGAGCGGATCGAGCGGCTGGTGGAGGAGCGGCTGACTGATCCGGAGACGGACGACTTCGGGACGCTCGTACAGGAACTCGACGGCGACGTGCACGTGCCGAGCATCGACGACGGCGGCGAGCAGGTACTGAAACCGGTCGAGGCGGTGTCGAAACACCGGGCGCCGGATCATCTGGTCGAAATCGAGACGCGGAGTGGGCGGGCGGTTACGGTGACGCCGGATCATGAGATGTTGCGGTGGGACGACGGTATCGAGCGCGTCGAGGCCCGGGAACTGACGGTCGGTGACGAACTGCCACCGCCACTCGATAGGGAACCGACCGCTGACACCAATCGCTCGCACCTCGAAGCCGACGGCGGGAGCGGCGACAGCGACGAGGTCGAAACCGTTCGGATCGTTCGATCGACGGTCGAGCACACCTACTGTCTCACCGTCGCCGACACCCACACGCTCTACGCAAACGATATCCCTCTCGCCCAGTGTGACGGCGACGAAGATTGCGTCATGCTCCTCATGGACGGCCTGCTCAACTTCAGCCAGGAGTTCCTGCCCGACCAGAGAGGTGGTCGCATGGACGCCCCCCTCGTCATGTCCTCCCGGATCGACCCGACCGAAATCGACGACGAGGCTCACAACATGGACGTGGTTCGGGAGTACCCCCTCGAATTTTACGAGGCGACCCGCGAGATGGCCGACCCCGAAGCGGTGGATATCGAAATCGCGGAGGCGTCGCTGGACACCGAGACGGAGTACCACGGCTTCGATCACACCCACGACACCTCGAACATCGCGCTCGGTCCGGATCTGTCGGCGTACAAGACGCTGGGGTCGATGATGGAGAAGATGGACGCCCAGCTAAATCTGGCCCGGAAGCTCCGCGCCGTCGACGAGACGGACGTGGCCGAACGGGTCATCGAGTACCACTTCCTGCCCGACCTGATCGGCAACCTCCGGGCGTTTTCGCGTCAGGAGACCCGGTGTCTGGACTGTGGGGAGTCGTACCGGCGGATGCCGCTCTCGGGGGACTGCCGGGAGTGTGGCGGCCGCGTCAACCTGACCGTCCACGAGGGGTCGGTCAACAAGTATCTGGACACCGCCATCCAGGTGGCCGAGGAGTTCGGCTGTCGGCCGTACACCAAACAGCGACTCGAAGTGCTCGAAAAGAGCATCGAGAGCGTCTTCCAGAACGACCGGAACAAGCCGTCGCGGCTGGACGACTTCATGTGA
- a CDS encoding PPC domain-containing DNA-binding protein, with translation MDARELAVSAEYRIVVEEGDDWREAIEGVADAEGITSAWFTGTGTVTDADVWQYDPATAQHRAVRFDESLTVAVCVGGVSTDGDGPAARPHAVLTRPSGQAVGGYLNAATAVEGTLHLRAFEEPDAFDRPTGTTEP, from the coding sequence ATGGACGCTCGTGAACTCGCCGTGAGCGCGGAGTACCGCATCGTCGTCGAGGAGGGCGACGACTGGCGGGAGGCGATCGAGGGGGTCGCCGACGCCGAGGGGATCACGTCGGCGTGGTTCACCGGCACGGGGACGGTGACGGACGCGGACGTGTGGCAGTACGATCCGGCGACCGCACAACACCGCGCGGTCCGGTTCGACGAGTCGCTGACGGTCGCCGTCTGCGTCGGCGGTGTCTCGACCGACGGCGACGGCCCGGCCGCCCGGCCACACGCCGTCCTCACGCGGCCGAGCGGGCAGGCCGTCGGCGGCTATCTCAACGCCGCGACGGCCGTCGAGGGGACGCTCCACCTCCGGGCGTTCGAGGAACCTGACGCGTTCGATCGACCGACGGGGACGACCGAGCCGTGA
- a CDS encoding iron-sulfur cluster biogenesis protein NfuA — protein MSTDAQDADGEDDLRERVTNFLRRNFPQIQMHGGSAAIQHIDTETGEVSIQLGGACSGCGISPMTIQAIKSRMVKEIPEITKVHADTGMEGMGGEGGHGGMEPSFPGETTDDDSGRDEGPQAPF, from the coding sequence ATGAGTACCGACGCTCAGGACGCCGACGGCGAGGACGACCTTCGCGAGCGCGTGACGAACTTCCTGCGGCGCAACTTCCCGCAGATCCAGATGCACGGCGGGAGCGCCGCCATCCAGCACATCGACACCGAGACGGGCGAAGTGAGCATCCAGCTCGGCGGCGCCTGTTCCGGCTGTGGCATCTCCCCCATGACGATCCAGGCGATCAAGAGCCGGATGGTCAAGGAGATTCCCGAGATCACGAAGGTCCACGCCGACACCGGCATGGAAGGCATGGGCGGCGAGGGCGGCCACGGCGGCATGGAGCCCTCGTTCCCCGGCGAGACGACCGACGACGACTCGGGCCGCGACGAAGGCCCGCAGGCCCCGTTCTAA
- a CDS encoding DUF5783 family protein — translation MADFDPEKFEDKYANYFTELQRAYKNAFETMNDRFDSDLVHAIDQQVLNESEPFYEDDEFRIELPENPTERVTAVIVDEEKLEATLDRYVDEIEAELRAVFGLDDADEPKA, via the coding sequence ATGGCCGATTTCGACCCCGAGAAGTTCGAGGACAAGTACGCGAACTACTTCACCGAACTCCAGCGCGCGTACAAAAACGCCTTCGAGACGATGAACGATCGATTCGACTCGGATCTGGTTCACGCCATCGACCAGCAGGTGTTGAACGAGTCGGAACCGTTCTACGAGGACGACGAGTTCCGGATCGAACTCCCGGAGAACCCGACCGAGCGGGTGACCGCGGTGATCGTCGACGAGGAGAAGTTGGAGGCGACGCTCGACCGCTACGTCGACGAAATCGAGGCGGAGTTGCGGGCGGTGTTCGGCCTCGACGACGCCGACGAACCAAAGGCCTAA